Proteins encoded by one window of Vitis riparia cultivar Riparia Gloire de Montpellier isolate 1030 chromosome 11, EGFV_Vit.rip_1.0, whole genome shotgun sequence:
- the LOC117924469 gene encoding serine/threonine-protein kinase RIPK: MAVKKITWRSVFPACYGSEKMASKRRKAAVAAKQTSFQRISISDLSNPGSTLSEDLSTSLMGSNLHVFTLAELKVICQNFSSNNFIGEGGFGPVHKGFIDDKLRPGLKAQPVAVKLLDLEGLQGHREWLTEVIFLGQLRHPHLVKLIGYCCEDEHRLLVYEYMPRGSLENQLFRRYSVSLPWSTRMKIALGAAKGLAFLHEAEKPVIYRDFKASNILLDSDHTPKLSDFGLAKDGPEGDDTHVSTRVMGTQGYAAPEYIMTGHLTAMSDVYSFGVVLLELLTGRRSVDKTRPNREQNLAEWARPQLNDSRKLARIMDPRLEGQYSEAGAQSAAALAYQCLSHRPKHRPTMSTVVKTLEPLQDYNEIPVGTFVYTVPSENDLPKEETKEGGEAQKEPKKESSHQGHRHRIRSPKSPTIYSETALRQNLRNSPNSPLHPRNRGS, translated from the exons ATGGCAGTGAAGAAGATCACGTGGAGATCGGTTTTCCCGGCATGTTACGGGTCGGAAAAGATGGCGTCCAAGCGGAGGAAGGCGGCAGTGGCGGCGAAGCAGACCTCGTTTCAGAGGATTTCGATATCGGATTTGAGTAATCCGGGGTCGACGCTGTCTGAGGATCTGTCCACCTCTCTGATGGGGTCAAACCTTCATGTGTTCACGCTGGCTGAGCTGAAGGTGATCTGCCAGAACTTCTCCTCCAACAACTTCATCGGAGAAGGCGGGTTCGGCCCCGTCCACAAGGGCTTCATTGATGACAAGCTCCGCCCTGGTTTGAAGGCTCAGCCCGTGGCTGTCAAGCTTTTGGATTTGGAAGGCTTGCAGGGCCATCGAGAATGGCTG ACAGAAGTGATTTTTCTCGGGCAACTGAGGCACCCGCATCTTGTCAAGCTGATCGGGTATTGTTGCGAGGACGAGCACAGGCTCCTGGTATACGAATACATGCCGCGAGGAAGCTTGGAGAATCAGCTCTTCAGAA GGtactctgtttctcttccatgGTCCACAAGAATGAAAATTGCACTTGGGGCTGCAAAGGGTTTAGCTTTCCTCCATGAAGCGGAGAAACCTGTTATATATCGAGATTTTAAGGCTTCAAACATCTTGTTGGACTCT GATCATACTCCCAAATTATCAGATTTTGGTCTAGCCAAGGACGGCCCTGAAGGTGATGACACACATGTTTCAACCCGAGTAATGGGGACACAAGGGTATGCTGCTCCAGAGTACATTATGACAG GGCATTTGACAGCAATGAGCGATGTTTACAGCTTTGGAGTGGTGCTCTTAGAGCTACTAACTGGGAGAAGATCAGTGGACAAGACCCGGCCTAACAGGGAGCAGAACCTAGCAGAGTGGGCTAGGCCACAACTGAACGATTCCAGGAAGCTTGCCCGCATAATGGATCCAAGACTTGAAGGTCAATACTCAGAAGCAGGGGCTCAGAGCGCTGCTGCATTGGCTTACCAGTGCCTGAGCCACAGGCCAAAGCATAGGCCAACAATGAGCACTGTGGTTAAGACCCTGGAGCCTCTCCAGGACTACAATGAAATTCCAGTTGGGACCTTTGTTTACACTGTCCCAAGCGAAAATGACTTGCCTAAGGAGGAGACCAAGGAAGGAGGAGAAGCACAGAAGGAACCCAAAAAAGAAAGTTCCCATCAAGGCCATAGGCATAGGATCAGATCGCCAAAATCCCCAACCATTTATTCAGAAACCGCTCTACGCCAGAACCTCAGAAACAGTCCAAACTCTCCCCTGCATCCCAGGAACAGGGGAAGTTAG
- the LOC117924686 gene encoding trimethyltridecatetraene synthase-like, whose protein sequence is MEAPSWVVLALAWLASVALLSKVFSFRPPHKQNLPPGPTPWPIIGNLNLIGHLPHRSLHKLSQKYGQIMELRFGSFPVVVASSSEMAKQFLKTNDHLFASRPHTAAGKYITYNYSNITWAPYGPYWRQGRKIFLTELFSSKRLASYEYIRVEERQAFISRLYALSGKPVMLKEHLSRVTLSVISRIVLGEKYFSEFESGRSMLTVEECQKMLGELFLLNGVLNIGDWIPWIAFLDLQGYVKRMKALRDKFDRFYDHVLEKHRARREAEDFVAKDMVDTLLRLADDPDVEVKLTTDGIKGLTQDLIAGGTDTSATTLEWAMSEVLRQPNIAKKATEELDRVIGRDRWVEEKDIPQLPYIDAIVKETMRLHPIVVLLAPHLALQDCNVAGYDIRRGTRVLVNTWSIGRDPNIWDAPEEFRPERFLGKAIDVKGQSFELLPFGSGRRMCPGYSLGLKMIQSSLANMLHGFHWKLPWDMKTEELNMEEVFGLTTPRKVPLVAVMEPRLPNHLY, encoded by the exons ATGGAGGCTCCTTCTTGGGTTGTTTTGGCCCTAGCATGGCTAGCCTCAGTAGCCCTTCTCTCAAAAGTTTTCAGTTTCCGGCCACCCCACAAGCAAAACCTTCCACCTGGTCCCACACCATGGCCGATCATCGGCAACCTAAACCTCATTGGCCATCTCCCCCACCGGTCCCTCCACAAACTGTCCCAAAAATATGGACAAATAATGGAGCTTCGATTTGGGTCTTTCCCAGTTGTAGTGGCCTCATCTTCAGAAATGGCAAAGCAGTTCTTAAAGACAAACGATCACCTCTTTGCCTCCAGGCCTCACACTGCTGCCGGCAAGTACATTACTTATAACTACTCCAACATCACCTGGGCTCCTTACGGTCCATACTGGCGCCAAGGGCGTAAAATCTTCCTCACAGAGCTGTTCAGCTCGAAAAGGCTCGCGTCTTATGAGTACATTCGGGTTGAAGAAAGGCAGGCTTTCATCTCCCGCCTCTACGCATTGTCAGGAAAGCCAGTCATGCTTAAAGAACATCTCTCTCGCGTTACTCTCAGCGTTATAAGCAGAATTGTACTGGGGGAGAAGTACTTCAGTGAGTTCGAATCCGGGAGGTCGATGTTGACGGTGGAAGAGTGTCAGAAGATGCTGGGTGAGTTGTTCTTGCTTAATGGTGTGTTGAATATTGGGGATTGGATACCGTGGATTGCATTCTTGGACTTGCAGGGGTATGTAAAGAGGATGAAGGCTTTGCGCGATAAATTTGATAGGTTTTATGATCATGTGCTTGAGAAACACAGGGCCAGAAGAGAAGCAGAGGACTTTGTGGCTAAGGACATGGTGGATACGCTTCTGAGATTGGCTGATGATCCTGATGTTGAGGTTAAGCTCACTACTGATGGGATCAAAGGGCTTACACAG GACCTAATAGCTGGTGGTACAGATACCTCAGCTACTACTCTGGAATGGGCGATGTCCGAGGTCTTGAGGCAGCCAAACATAGCTAAAAAGGCAACTGAAGAGCTGGATAGAGTTATAGGGAGAGATAGATGGGTGGAGGAGAAAGACATTCCCCAACTTCCTTACATAGATGCAATTGTGAAGGAGACAATGAGGCTACACCCTATTGTTGTCCTGCTGGCACCTCACCTGGCTCTTCAAGATTGCAATGTAGCTGGCTATGATATTCGCAGAGGAACCCGAGTCCTAGTAAACACATGGAGCATAGGGAGGGACCCCAACATATGGGATGCACCCGAGGAATTTCGACCAGAGAGGTTCCTAGGGAAGGCAATTGATGTGAAGGGACAAAGCTTTGAGCTGCTGCCATTTGGTTCAGGGCGGAGGATGTGCCCTGGATACAGCCTTGGCCTAAAGATGATTCAATCGAGCTTGGCTAACATGTTGCATGGATTCCACTGGAAATTGCCTTGGGATATGAAGACAGAAGAGCTGAACATGGAGGAAGTTTTTGGACTGACGACTCCAAGGAAGGTCCCGCTTGTTGCTGTCATGGAGCCTAGACTCCCAAACCATCTTTACTAG
- the LOC117924468 gene encoding trimethyltridecatetraene synthase-like, translating to MEAPSCVVLALVWLAAAALLSKLFSFRPAHKQNLPPGPKPWRIIGNLNLVGHLPHLSLHKLSQKYGQIMQLQFGSFPVVVASSPEMARQFLKTNDHLFASRPQTAAGKYTAYNYSNITWAPYGPCWRQGRKIYHTELFSWKRLESCEYIRVEERRAFVSRLYALSGKPVMLKDHLSRVTLSVISRIVLGEKYFNESESGRSIVTVEEFQEMLDELFLLNGVLNIGDWIPWIAFLDLQGYVKRMKALRDKFDRLFDHVIEKHRARREAEDFVAKDMLDMLLRLADDPDLEVKLGTDGVKGLTLDLLAGGTDTSATTMEWAMSEILRQPSIAKKATEELDRVIGRDRWVEEKDIPQLPYIDAIVKETMRLHPVAVLLAPHLALHDCNVAGYDIRRGTQVLVNAWSIGRNPNIWDAPEEFRPERFLGKAIDVNGQNFELLPFGSGRRMCAGYRLGLKMIQSSLSNMLHGFHWKLPGDMKTEELNMEEVFGLTTPRKVPLVAVMEPRLPSHLY from the exons aTGGAGGCTCCTTCTTGTGTAGTTTTGGCCCTGGTGTGGCTAGCTGCAGCAGCCCTTCTCTCAAAACTTTTCAGTTTCCGGCCAGCCCACAAGCAAAACCTTCCACCAGGCCCCAAACCATGGCGGATCATCGGCAACCTAAACCTCGTTGGCCATCTCCCCCACCTGTCCCTCCACAAACTGTCCCAAAAATATGGACAAATAATGCAGCTTCAATTCGGGTCCTTCCCAGTTGTAGTGGCCTCGTCTCCAGAAATGGCAAGGCAGTTCTTAAAGACAAATGATCACCTCTTTGCCTCTAGGCCTCAGACTGCTGCTGGCAAGTACACTGCTTATAACTACTCCAACATCACCTGGGCACCTTACGGTCCATGCTGGCGCCAGGGGCGTAAAATCTACCACACAGAGCTGTTCAGCTGGAAAAGGCTCGAGTCTTGTGAATATATTCGGGTCGAAGAAAGGCGGGCTTTCGTCTCCCGCCTCTATGCGTTGTCAGGAAAGCCAGTCATGCTTAAAGACCATCTCTCTCGCGTTACTCTCAGCGTTATAAGCAGAATTGTACTGGGGGAGAAGTACTTCAATGAGTCTGAATCCGGGAGGTCAATAGTGACGGTGGAAGAGTTCCAGGAGATGCTGGATGAGTTGTTCTTGCTTAATGGTGTGTTGAATATTGGGGATTGGATACCTTGGATTGCATTCTTGGACTTGCAAGGGTATGTGAAGAGGATGAAGGCCTTGCGTGATAAATTTGATAGGCTTTTTGATCATGTGATTGAGAAACACAGGGCCAGAAGAGAAGCAGAGGACTTTGTGGCTAAGGATATGCTGGATATGCTTCTGAGATTGGCTGATGATCCTGATCTTGAGGTTAAGCTCGGTACTGATGGGGTCAAAGGGCTTACCCTG GACCTGCTTGCTGGTGGTACAGATACCTCAGCTACTACTATGGAATGGGCAATGTCTGAGATCTTGAGGCAGCCAAGCATAGCTAAGAAGGCAACTGAAGAGCTGGATAGAGTCATAGGGAGAGACAGATGGGTGGAAGAGAAAGACATCCCCCAACTTCCTTACATAGATGCAATTGTGAAGGAGACAATGAGGCTACACCCTGTCGCTGTCCTGCTAGCACCTCACCTGGCTCTTCATGATTGCAATGTAGCTGGCTATGATATTCGCAGAGGAACCCAAGTCCTAGTAAACGCATGGAGCATAGGGAGGAACCCCAACATATGGGATGCACCGGAGGAATTTCGCCCAGAGAGGTTCCTAGGGAAGGCAATTGATGTGAACGGGCAAAACTTTGAGCTACTGCCATTTGGTTCAGGGCGGAGGATGTGTGCTGGATACAGGCTTGGCCTAAAGATGATTCAATCAAGCTTGTCTAACATGTTGCATGGATTCCACTGGAAATTGCCTGGGGATATGAAGACAGAAGAGCTGAACATGGAGGAAGTGTTTGGCCTTACAACTCCAAGGAAGGTCCCACTTGTTGCTGTCATGGAGCCTAGACTCCCAAGTCATCTGTATTAG